The segment GCGGCATCGCCCTGCGCAGCCTGGGCCCAGCCGCCGACCAGGCCGGCCACCGCCTGCCACAGCACCATATCGTGGGCCAGGGCCAGGCGGCGCAGCTCCTCCGCGCGGCGCTGGGCCAGCACGGGCTGGCGCAGGCGCTGGTGCATCACGCCCACGGTGGCCAGGGCATAGGCCTCGGTATGGGCATGGCGAAGGGCGCGTGCCGCGCTCAGGGTCTGTTCGGCCTGCTGCAGCGCGTCCTCCACCCGGCCCTGCAGGGCCAGCACCCAGCAGCGCAGGCCAGCGGCCGTGACCCCGCCATGCTCCCCGAAGCGGCCCAGCAGAGCGCCGCCGTTGAGCCCCCGGGCCTCGTGCATCGCGCGCTCCAGCCAGCGGCCGGCCTCGCCCAGACGCCCCAGGAAGAGCAGGTTGTTGCCCATGGCGTAGGCGGCCTGCACCGCGGCGGCGGCATCGCCCTGGGCGCGGGCCTCCTCCACCAGGCCCTGGGCCTGGCGCAGGGCCAGCGCGCGCTCACCGGTGGGGGGGGCGGGCTCGGTGCCGCTGCGGCTGCCCAGCCACAGGCCCCACAGCGCCTGGAAGCGCGCGGCGGGCTGGGTTGCGGCACCCGCCAGAGCGCGCTCGAAGCCCTGGCGCGCGGCCTGGGAACCATAGCCCTCGGTGGCCATCAGGGCGAAGCCCAGGCCCAGCTCCAGGGGCAGGGCCAGCGCGGCCTGGCTGGCACCATCCGGCAGACCCAGGGCCTGCAGGCCCTGGCGGAAATGGTGGCAGGCCTCGACATGGGCCGAGAGGGCCGCCGCCCGGCGCCCGGCCAGCAGCCAGTAGTGCGCGGCCAGGGCCTCCTCGGCCGCCATCAGCTGGGCCGCCAGCAGCTCCGGCGATTCGGCGCCCAGGCTGGCGAAGGGGCCGCGCAGGCCCTCGGCCAGGCGGCGGTGCAGGGCACGGCGCGGGCTGGGCGCCAGGGACTGGTAGGCCGCATCGCGCAGCAGGGCGTGGCGGAAGCGCCAGCCCTGGCCCTCGATCTGCAGCAGGCCGGCGCCCAGCAACTCCTGCAGCAGGGCGCTCTGCGGCGCGCCCTCGTCCTCGCGGTGCAGCCAGTGCAGCAGATCGGCCTGGAAATGGGTGCCGATGACGGAGGCCGCCTGGGCCAGGCGCCGCGCCGCCGGCCCCACGCGCTCCAGGCGGGCGGCCAGCAGATCCCAGAGTCGGGCCGGCATGGGCTCTTGCGGCGCCTGCTGCAGGGCGCGGGCCAGCTCCTCGGCATAGAGCGGCACGCCTTCGGCTCGCTGCAGCACCGCCTCGGCCTGGGCCGGCTCGGCCAGGTCCAGATGGGCGATCAGGCGCTGCATCTGCGAAGGCGGCAGCGGTTCCAGCACCAGGGTGGGCAGCTCGGGCAGGGCGGCGGGCGCGGGGTCGCGCGAGCTCAGCAGCATCAGGCGCGGCGCCTGTTCCTGGCGGCGCAGCCGGGCCAGCAGGCCCAGGGACGAGGGATCGGCCCAGTGCAGGTCTTCCACCAGCAGCAGGTCCGGGCCGCCGCTGCGGCCCAGGCCCAGGGCGGCCAGCAGCAGGCTCTCGTCGGCATGGCGGTCGGGCTCGGCCCGCGCCTCGCTGGCGGGCGCTGCGGCGCCACCGCCCTGCAGCAGGCGCTCCAGGCGGGGCTGCTGCTCGCGCAGGGACGGGGACACGGCCGCCAGCAGGCGGCGCTGGGCGGCGGGGCCCTCCTCGGCATGCTGGACCTGCAGGGCCGCCAGGCGCTGCTGCAGGCAGTCGATGAAGGGGTGGTAGGGGCTGTGCTGGAACTCCGGCAGGCAGCTCAGCAGCAGGTGCCCGCTCATGCCGGCCTCGCCCTGCTCCAGCAGGGCCTGCAGCAGCCGGGTCTTGCCCAGGCCGGGTTCGGCCTGCACCAGCAGAGCCTGCGAGCGTCCCACGGGCTGGCGCCAGGCCTGCAGCAGCACGGCCAGCTCGCGCTGGCGGCCCACCAGGGGCGTGCTGCGCGGCTGGCTCATGGGCTCGTCGGGGCCCAGCAGGCGGGCGCCGCCGCCTTCCAGGGGTGTGAGGCGAAAGCCGGTCGGGGCCTGCTCGCCCAGGCCGGCGCCCAGGCGGATCTCGCCCGGCTCGGCCAGCAGGGCCAGGCGGCGGGCTTGGCGGCTCAGGGTGCCGGCGCCGTCGGGCGAGCCCTGGCGCGGATCGGCATAGACCCAGCCGGCCTCCAGGCCCAGGCGCGGGCAGAGTCGTCCCGGACGGCGGGGTGTGCCGCACAGGCGCTCCTGCAGGGCCAGGGCCGCCGCCAGGGCGCGGCGCGGCGCCTGTTCCAGGGCCCGCGGATGGCCGAAGAAGGCCAGCATCTCGCCGCCTTCGGCGCGCAGCACAAAGCCGCCATGGGCCTGCAGGATCTCGCGCAGCCGGGCCTGCAGGGCGGGCAGCTCCTGGCTCAGGGTTTCGGTGTCGGTGCCGGGGGCGGGTTCAAGCTCGCAGGCGAGGGCCACGATGCGGCGGCGTTCCGAGGGATGGACCGGCGTGGCGCTGGCGCTGCCACCTACGGGCGCGCGGCGCAGCTGCTCGACCAGGGCCAGGGTCTCCGCCTCGGGCTGCAGGCCCAGCGCCTGCTGCAGACGCTGGCGGAACTGCTCGAACTGGGCCAGGGCGGCGGGGCGCTCGCGCTCGGCCTGCAGGCGCAGGCAGGTGCGCAGCAGGGCCTCGTTCCAGGGGTCGAGCTGCAGGCCGCGGCGCGCGGCGCTCAGGGCCCGACCGGCGCGGCCCGCCAGCTCCCAGCCCTGGCTCAGGCGCCGCGCGAGGCGGCCCGCGGTCTGGGCCAGGGCCTCGCGCTGGGGGGCGAGCCAGTCCTGCAGGCTCTGCAGGCCGTCCAGCTCCAGGCCGTCCAGCAGGGGGCCGCGGTAGAGATCGAGCCTGGCTTCAAGGTCCTGCAGCAGCAGGGGGGCAGGCGCTTGCTCGGCCCGGAGCAGGGGCAGTTCGGCGCCGAACTCGCGGCTGTCCAGCCGCCAGTCCAGCCCGGGGTTGAGGGCCAGCTGCTTCTTGTCGCTGAGCAGGGCCTCACCACCCAGTTCGGGATGTTGCAGCAGGCGGCGCAGATCGAAGAGCGCGCGGCGCAGATTGGCCCGGGCCTGCTCCCCCTCGGACTGGGGCCAGAGCAGCTCGGCCAGGCGCTCGCGCGGCAGCGGTCGGGCCTCCAGGGCCAGCACGGCCAGCAGCAGCCGGGTCTTGTCGTAAGGGAAATCGACGCGCTGCTGCGACTCGCCGAGCAGCAGCTCGCAGCCCCCCAGCAGGCGCAGCCTGGGCGGCAGAAGAGGGCGGGCGGGGAAGGGGGCGACGGAGGCGCGCGCGGATTCCATGGCGAAGCGGGCAGTATCCCCGTGCCCCGGGCTCGCGCGCCGTTTCCGGGCCCCCAATCCCGGGGGGCCGGGGCTTCAGTGAATCTTCATCTGCCAGGCCCAGGGGTCTGGACGGGGGCGGGTGGGCTCAGGCCCGGGCGGCCAGGGCTTCCAGCAGCTTGTCGTGGATGCCGCCGAAGCCGCCATTGCTCATGCACAGCAGATGGTCGCCGGGGCGCACCACCTTGAGCACGGCGGCGACCATGGCGTCCACCCCCTCGCAGACCTGGATCTGCGCCCCCATGGGGGCCAGGGCCTCCTTGGCGTCCCAGGCCAGGCCGGCCTGGTTGCAGAAGGCGAGGTCGGCCTCTTCCAGGGACCAGGGCAGCTGGGCCTTCATGGTGCCCAGCTTCATGGTGTTGGAGCGGGGCTCGAAGAGGGCCAGGATGCGCTCGGCCGGGGCGATCTTGCGGCGCAGACCGTTCACCGTGGTGTGGATGGCCGTGGGGTGGTGGGCAAAGTCGTCATAGACCTTGATGCCACCCACCTCGCCGCGCAGCTCCAGGCGGCGGCGCACATTGCGGAACTCGGCCAGGGCGGCGGCGCTCTGCTCGGGCGTCACGCCCAAATGCTCGGCCGCGGCCATGGCGGCCAGGGCATTGAGCTGGTTGTGCTCGCCCAGCAGGCTCCACTCCACGCGAGCCACCTTCATGGCGCCGCGCAGCACGTCAAAGGCCTGGGGCTCGCCGCGGGCGCGCAGGGCGCCGGGCTCCTCCTTGCGTACGCCAAAGCGCTGCACCTCGCTCCAGCAGCCGCGCTCCAGCACGCGCTGCAGCGATTCCTCGCGGGCATTCACCACCAGGCGGCCCGAGGGCGGCACGGTGCGCACCAGGTGGTGGAACTGGGTCTCGATGGCGGCCAGGTCCGGGAAGATGTCGGCGTGGTCGTGCTCGAGATTGTTCAGGATGGCGGTGCGCGGCCGGTAGTGCACGAACTTGCTGCGCTTGTCGAAGAAGGCGGTGTCGTACTCGTCCGCCTCGATCACGAAAGCCTGGCCCTCGCCCAGGCGCGCCGAGACGCCGAAGTTCTGCGGCACGCCGCCCACCAGAAAGCCGGGCTTGAGGCCGGCGTGCTCCAGGATCCAGGCCAGCATGGAGGTGGTGCTGGTCTTGCCGTGGGTGCCGGCCACGGCGAGCACATGGCGGCCCTGCAGCACCTGCTCGGCCAGGAATTGCGGGCCGCTGGTGTAGGGCGCGCCCGCGTCCAGGATGGCTTCCATCAGGGGGAAGCGCCCCTCGCTGGAGCGCGTGACCACATTGCCGATCACGAAGAGATCGGGCTTGAGGTCCATCTGCTCGGCACCGAAGCCCTGGATCAGCTCGATGCCCAGCTGCTCCAGCTGGGTGGACATGGGCGGGTAGACATTGGCGTCGCAGCCGGTGACCTTGTGGCCGGCCTCGCGGGCCAGGGCCGCCAGGCCGCCCATGAAGGTGCCGCAGATGCCGAGGATGTGGATGTGCATGGTCAGAACCAATCGGAAATATGAGCCTGGGCCGCGTCGAGCGAGTCCAGCAGCAGGCACTGCGGCGCGATCGCGGGATCGGGCGCCTTGAGGTCGGGCACCAGCACCACGCCGGCCCCGGCCGTGAGCGCGCCCTGCGCGCCATAGCTGGAATCCTCGAACACCAGGGCCTTAGCAGGATGGATGCCAAGGCTGGCCGCGGCCAGCTCGAAGAGATCGGGGTGGGGCTTGCCGCGGGCCACCTGATCGCCGCCGTGGATGGGGCCGAAGAACTCGATCAGGCCCGCCAGGCTCAGGCGCTCCAGCACCTTGGCGTGGCGGGTGGAGGAGGCGATGGCCAGGGGCACGCCGCGCGCGCGCAGGGCCTGCAGCAGGGCCAGGGCGCCGGGCTTGAGCGGGAAGCCGGCGGTGCCGGGGCCGAAACGCTGCGTCAGCTCCACATCCACCTGGGCGTACAGGGCCAGGGCGGCCGCCTCGGAGCCCAGGCGCTCGCTCAGCAGGGCCTGGCTGTCGGGGCGGTTGCGGCCCACGGTGAGCAGATAGTCCTCGCGGCGCAGCTGCGGGGCCAGGCGCAGCCAGGCTTCCAGGATGGGCCGCTCGGAGTCGAGCAGCAGGCCATCCATATCGAAGATCACCGCCTCGAAGCGGCGCGCGGCCAGCGGGCTCACTTCAGCGCGCTGCGGGCGGCGGCCAGGGTGGCGGCGATGTCGGCCTCGCTGTGGGCGGCGCTGACGAAGCCGGCCTCGTAGAGCGCCGGGGCCAGGTAGACGCCGGCGTCCAGCATGGCGTGGAAGAAGCGGTTGAAGCGCTCCTTGTCGGTGCTCATCACGGTCTGGTAGTTCTGCGGCAGCTCGGGCAGCAGGAAGAAGCCGAACATGCCGCCCTGGCAGTCGGCGCTGAAGGGCACGCCGTTGTTGCGGGCCACACCCACCAGGCCGTCCACCAGGCGCTGGGTCTTGGCCGAGAGCGCCTCGAAGAAGCCGGGCTTCTGGATCTCGCGCAGGGTGGCCAGGCCGCAGGCCGTGGCCACCGGATTGCCGGACAGGGTGCCGGCCTGGTAGACCCCGCCCAGCGGGGCCAGGTGCTTCATGATCTCGTGGCTGGCGCCGAAGGCGGCCAGGGGCATGCCGCCGCCGATCACCTTGCCGAAGACGCTGATGTCGGGCTTGAAGCCGGGGATGAGCTGGGCGTAGTGGCCCTGGGCGCTGGCCAGGCCCACGCGGAAGCCGGTCATCACCTCATCGAAGACCAGCAGCGCGCCGTGCTGGCTGCACAGCTCGCGCATGCGGGTCATGAAGGGGACGCTGGCGCGCACGAAGTTCATATTGCCGGCGATGGGCTCCACGATCACGCAAGCCAGCTCGGCGCCGTGCAGCGCGAAGGCCTCTTCCAGCTGGGCCACGTTGTTGTACTCCAGCACCAGGGTGTCCTGGGCGGCCCCGGGCGTGACGCCGGCGCTGGTGGGGTGGCCGAAGGTGGCAAGACCTGACCCCGCCTTGACCAGCAGGGCGTCGGTGTGGCCGTGGTAGCAGCCCTCGAACTTGATGAACTTGGGCCGGCCGGTGGCGCCGCGGGCCAGGCGGATGGCGCTCATGGTGGCCTCGGTGCCCGAGCTCACCAGGCGCACCTGCTCCATGCTGGGCACGAGCTTGAGGATCTCCTCGGCCAGCTCGATCTCGCGCTCGGTGGGGGCGCCGAAGGAGAAGCCCTCGCGGGCCGCGGCCGTCACGGCCTCCAGCACGGCCGGGTGGCCGTGGCCCAGGATCATGGGGCCCCAGGAGCCGATGTAGTCGATATAGCGCTTGCCCTCGGCGTCGATGATGTAGGCGCCTTCGCCGCGCTTGATGAAGCGGGGCGTGCCACCCACGGCGCGGAACGCGCGCACCGGCGAGTTCACGCCGCCGGGAATGACGCGCTGGGCGCGTTCGAACAGGTCTTGGTTGGTGCTCATGTCGATCGGCTCTGAAAGCGGCACCGGCCCTCTGGAGGGGCCGGCGCGCGGGTCTTGATGAAGGGCTGCGGGGGCCGGCGGCGCTCAGTGCATGCGCCGCGGTGGGCGGGCGACGGGTTCGGTGTTGGCGAAGTCGGACTCGGGGGCTTCTGGTGCAGCGGCCTCGCCCGCCTCGTCTTCCTCCTCGCCCTCGGCCGGGGGCAGGGCCCAGAAGAAGCGGTCGGGGATCACATTGCCCATGCCGGGGCGAAAGCCCGCGTCCAGGGCCTGGTCCAGGAAGGACAGGGCCTCGCCCACGGCGCTGTGCACCTCGGCACCCACCGAGAGCAGGGCGGCCAGGGAGGCCGAGAGCGTGTCCCCGGCGCCGACGAAGCTGACCTCGAAGCGCTCGAACTTTTCGCCCGTGATGGGCCCTTGCGGACTGGCCAGCACGTTGTCCACGAACTGGTTGGGCAGGTTGATGCCGGTCACCAGCACATGGGCCGCACCATGCTGGGCGGCGGCCACGGCCAGCTCGCGCGGCGAGGCGGGGCGGTCGGCATCCCAGTCGGGCAGCAGGAAATCGGTCAGGGTCTTGTGGTTGCCCACCAGCACCAGGGTCTGGGGCAGGACCAGCTCGCGGAAGGCATCCAGATAGCTCTGCTGCTGCTCCTCGTCCAGCCAGGTGATGGCCGGCAGGTAGCTGACCAGGGGCACATCAGGGTAATCGCTGAGGATCTCGGCCACGGCGCTCACGCCCTCGGCCGAACCCAGAAAGCCCACCTTCCAGGCATTGATGGTGATGTCTTCCAGGATGGAGCGGGCCTGCTCGACCACGGTGTCGCTGTCGATGGCGTGCTGGTCGAAGACCTCGGCCGTGTCGCGCAGCAGGATGCTGGTGACCACGGGCAGGGCATGGGCGCCCATGGCGGCGATGGTGGCCACGTCGCCGGCCAGACCGGAGGCGCCGCTGGGTTCGCTGGCATTGAAGCTCATCACGCAGGCCGGAGCGGGGGCTTCCTGCTCGTCCTGCGGTGCGTCGGGGTGGAAGTCGGCTGTGCTCATGGTCAGGAGGGTGTGAAAGATCCTGTTACCCAGGACCCAAACAATGCGTGACTAAGCACCGCTAATGCCTGGAATTGGCTGTTGCATCCGTGCCTACTCATCCCCTGGGTGGGGGAGCCGGGCTGGCTACAATCTTCGCTCATTGTAGTGAGCAAGCAAGCGACCCCACCGTGACCGAAGCAAGTACCTGGATGTGCCTGATCTGTGGCTGGATCTACGACGAAGCCGCGGGTGATCCGGAGCATGGCATTGCGCCCGGTACCCGGTGGGAGGATGTGGACATGAACTGGACCTGTCCCGAATGCGGCGCACGCAAGGAAGACTTTGAAATGGTGCGCATCTAAGGCCTGAGCGCCTTATCCCTCCGAGGAGATTCTTTTGAATCTGCAGGCTTCCGCTGCTTCCCCGACCGGCCTGGCGACCACGTCCAAGGTGCTGGTCATTGACGACAGCAACACGATACGCCGCAGCGCCGAGATCTTCCTGAAGCAGGCGGGTCATGAGGTGGTGCTGGCCGAAGACGGTTTCGATGCCCTGGCCAAGCTCAGCGACTACCGGCCCGACCTGGTGTTCTGCGACATCCTGATGCCGCGCCTTGATGGCTATCAAACCTGCGCCATCATCAAGCGCAACCCGCAGTTTGCCGCCGTGCCGGTGATCATGCTCTCGTCCAAGGACGGTTTGTTCGACAAGGCCCGCGGCCGCATGGTCGGCTCGCAGGACTATCTGACCAAGCCCTTCACCAAGGACCAGCTCCTGCAGGCGGTGCAACAGCACTGCCGCGGCGCCTGAGCCCCCCGATATTCCAGGGATGCCCTTCAAGAGGCACAGCGAGGAACCCGAGATGCCCATCCAGAAAATTCTCTTGGTCGACGATTCCAAGACCGAGCTGCACCACCTCAGCGAGATGCTGCTCAAGCGCGGCTACCAGGTGCGCACCGCCGAGAACGGCGAGGAAGCGCTCAAGCGCCTGGACGAGGAAAAGCCCGACCTGATCCTGATGGACGTGGTGATGCCCGGCCAGAACGGCTTCCAGCTGACGCGCCACATCACGCGCGACGAGCGTTTTGCCGATGTGCCGGTCATCATGTGCACCAGCAAGAACCAGGAAACCGACAAGGTCTGGGGCATGCGCCAGGGGGCGCGTGACTATGTGGTGAAACCAGTCAAGGCCGAGGAGTTGCTGGCCAAGATCAAGGCCCTGGGCTGAGCTCCATGAGCAACAAGCAAGCCCTGCGCGAACTTCAGCAACGCCTCGCGCAGCGCATGCAGGCTGCGCGCGAGCAGGCGCAGACGGCGAGCTGGCTGGCGGTGGAGGCGGGCGCTGCGGCCCTGCTGTTCCCGCTGCGCCAGTCCAGCGAAATCTTCACCCCGGTGCCCCTGCGCCCCGTGCCCTATGCCCAGCCCTGGTTGCTGGGCGTGGCCAATCTGCGCGGCGGTCTGCACACGGTGGTGGATCTGGCGGCCTTTCTGGGTCTGCGCGAGCCGGGAACGGCGCGCAGCGAAGGGGCCCGCTTGGTGACCCTGAATCCCGATCTGAACGTGAACTGCGCCTTGCTGGTCGACCGGCTGTTGGGATTGCGCGCAGACGATCAGCTGCAGCCGCTGGAGCATTCGGCGGCCGAGGTCGGCCGCCCGCGCTTTGCCGGCGGTCAGTGGCGGGATGCCCAGGGACGGCGCTGGCAGGCGCTGGACCTGGAGGCGTTGGCAAGACACGAGCAGTTCCTGCGGATAGTGGCCTGATGCGGCTGCGGCCCCGTGTCCGCCTTGGCGGCGGCGCGGACGGGCAAGATGACAAGAGGGTGAGATGAGCTTCCTGGACAAGATCAAGAACCTGGGCAAGAGCGATGCGACCACGGGCGAGGGCAAGACCCTGCCCTCGGCGGCCATGCCGCTGAGCGCCCCCGGCGCCCTGAGCGATCTGCCCCCGCAGGGCGCCTCCATCATTTCCGAGGCGGTGCCCACCGAGATCGCCGCCCAGGAGTTTCCGGAAACTGGCAGCGCCTTCGGCGCCGGCACCGTGGCGGCCGATCCGACCGCGCGCCCCGAGGCCGACCAGGCCGCCGCGCGCCAGCGCCGCCAGCGCCTGCTGACTGCCCTGGTGGCGGCCGGCCTGGTGGGCACGGCGGCCACGGTGAGCATCGCCCTGGTCAGCGCCAACCGCTCGGCCGCCCAGGTGCGCGCCACCGGTCAGGCCCTGATGCAGTCGCAGCGTCTGGCCAAGTCGGTGTCGGCCGCCCTGGTGGGCAATGCCGGCGCCTTCGCCGAGCTGCGCGAATCGGTGCAGGTGCTGACGGCCCTGCCGCCGGACCTGCGCGAGGGCGCCCGCGGCGTGAGCGCGGTGCAGAACGAGCTGGACCAGGTCGAGCCCCTGATCGCCAAGGCCGACAAGAACGGCAAGACCGTGCTGGCCCAGGAAAAGGTGCTGACCCAGGTGGGTCAGGCCCTGCGTGCCATCAACCGCCAGAGCTCGGACCTGCTGGAAAGCGCCGAGGCCGTGTCCTCCCTGGCCCTGCAGCAGGGCAATACGGTGGCCGAGATCTCCGCCGTGGGTCAGCTGGTGATGCTGACCCAGCGTATCGGCAAGAGCGCCAACGAATTCCTGACCCAGGAGGGCGTGAGCCCCGAGGCCGTGTTCCTGCTGGGCAAGGACTTGAACACCTTCAAGGAAATCGCCGAGGGCCTGCTCAAGGGCAACCCCGAGCTGCGCCTGCCCGGCGCGCGCGATGCCCAGCTGCGCGAGCGCATCACCGTGCTGCTCAAGCAGTACGAGGACACCCGCGTGCAGGCCTCGGCCATTCTGTCCAATCTGCAGGGTCTGGTCTCGGCGCGTGAGGCCCAGACCTCCATCCTGGCCGACTCCGAACCCATGCGCCGCCATCTGGAGCAGATCGCGGCCGATCTGGAAAGCTCGGGCGGCGCCAGCTGGTGGCTGATCGCGCTGATGGTGGCCTCCCTGGCCGCCCTGGTGACCGGTGCCCTGGGCTTTCTGCGCCTGTATGTGTCCTACCAGGCCCAGCGGGCCCAGCTGGCCGAGGCGCAAAAGCGCGAGGCCGAGGCCCAGGAGCAGGAGGCCAAGCGCGTCAACGACGCCAACCAGGCCGCGATTCTGCGTCTGATGAACGAGCTGCAGTCGGTGGCCGAGGGCGACCTGACGCAGCAGGCCACCGTGACCGAGGACATCACCGGCGCCATTGCCGACTCGGTGAACTACACCGTGGAAGAGCTGCGCAATCTGGTGGGTCAGGTGCAGGGCACGGCCGCGCGCGTGAACGAAACCACGGCCCAGGTGGACCAGACCTCCACCGAGCTGCTGGCCGCCTCCACCGAACAGCTGCACGAGATCCGCGCCACCGGCGAGGCGGTGCTGCAGATGGCCGGCCGCATCAATGAGGTGTCCGCCCAGGCCCAGCAGACCGCCGAAGTGGCGCGCGTCTCGCGCGAGGCCGCCGAGACCGGTCGCCAGGCCGTGCTGAACAATATCGGCGGCATGAACGCCATCCGCGAGTCCATCCAGGAGACCTCCAAGCGCATCAAGCGCCTGGGCGAAAGCTCGCAGGAGATCGGCGAGATCACCGAGCTGATCTCGGACATTACCGAGCAGACCAATGTGCTGGCCCTGAACGCGGCCATCCAGGCCGCTTCGGCCGGTGAGGCCGGCCGCGGCTTCTCGGTGGTGGCGGAAGAGGTGCAGCGCCTGGCCGAACGCTCGGGCGATGCCACGCGCCGGATTGCCGCCCTGGTCAAGACCATTCAGACCGACACCCAGGATGCGGTGGCCGCCATGGAACGCTCCACCGTCGGTGTGGTCCAGGGTACCAAGCTCTCGGACGCGGCCGGCTCGGCCCTGGAGGAGATCGACAAGGTCTCGCGCCGCCTGGACCAGCTGATCGCCCAGATTTCCTCTCAAGCCCTCTCGGAAGCCCAGGCCGCCAACGAGGTGGCCGCCAATATCCAGCACATCTTTGCGGTGACCGAGCAGACCTCGGACGGTACGCGCTCCACCGCGCAGATGGTTCACGAGCTGTCGCGTTCGGCCGAAGCCCTGCGCGCCTCGGTGGCCCGATTCAAGGTCTCCTGAGCGGGACACAGCATCCATGGCAGCGAGCATCGATTCGAGGATGGACCTTCCGCGCGATTCGGAATTTCCCGCCGACCTGAGCCCCCTGGCCTGGGTCCAGGAAGAACTGCGCCGCTCGCTGGAGTCGGTACACAAAACCCTGCGCCGTTTCCTGCGTGACGGCGACAACCGCGCCTCCACGCTGAGCGTGCTGGGCGGTGATCTGCAGCCCGGCGCCGTGAGCCAGCCCCTGGCGGCTGCGGCGGCCCAGCTGCATCAGGTTTCGGGTGTGATGGCCCTGGTGGGCCTGCCCGCCGGTGCCACCCTGCTGCGCGCGGCCGAGACCGCAGTGCAGCGCCTGGCGCAGTCGCCGCAGAGCATCGAGCCCGCCGCGGTCGAGCTGATCGAGCGCGCCGACTTCGCCCTGCTGTCCTATGTGGCCCGCCTGCTGGCCGGCAACAAGGCCTCGGGCCTGGCCCTGTTCCCCGCCTACCGCGAGCTGCAGACCTGGAACGGTGCCGAGCGCATCCATCCGGCCGACCTCTGGGGCCAGGACTTCGCCTGGCGCGAGCTGCCGCGCGATGCCGCAGCCCGTGCGCTCGCGCCGGAAGCCGTGCGCAGCGCCTTCGAGGCGGCCCTGCTCAAGCAGATGCGCAGCCCGGGCGCCGAGCATGCGGCCCAGCTGAGCGAGCTGTGCGCCGGCCTGGCTGCCGGACTGACGGATGTGCAGGCGCGCTGCCTCTGGCAGCTGGCGGCTGCCCAGTTCCAGGCCCAGGCCCAGGGCCTGCTGCGCCCCGACACCTATGCCAAGCGCCTGGGCTCGCGCCTGCTGTCGCAGCTGCGCGCCGGCGGCGCGCCCTCGCAGCGCCTGGCCCAGGACCTGCTGTTCTTCTGCGCCCAGGCGCGGGCCCCCGCCGCCGGCCAGGCGCCGCGCCTGGACGCGGTGCGCCAGAGCTATGGTCTGGGCGAGGAGGGCGCGGGCGACTACGAAGACGATTCCCTGGGGCGCATCGACCCCGCCTGGGTCAGCCAGGCCAAGCGCCGCGTCGGCGTGGCCAAGGACAGCTGGTCCTCGGCCGCCGAGGGCGAGCACCACCGCCTGGGGGGCCTGGACGAGCAGTTCGCCGCCCTGGCCGAATCCCTGGGCCGGCTCTTCCCCAGCGGCGAGGTGCTGGGCCAGACCCTGCAGCGCGCCGTGGTGGCCACCCTGCGCTCGGGCCAGGTGCCCAAGCCCGACCTGGCCATGGAAGTGGCCACCTGCCTGCTCTATGTGGAGGCCGCGCTGGACGATGCGGCCTTTGATCAGCCCGAACAGGCCGAGCGCGTGCGCC is part of the Shinella sp. XGS7 genome and harbors:
- a CDS encoding PleD family two-component system response regulator, giving the protein MQKILLVDDSKTELHHLSEMLLKRGYQVRTAENGEEALKRLDEEKPDLILMDVVMPGQNGFQLTRHITRDERFADVPVIMCTSKNQETDKVWGMRQGARDYVVKPVKAEELLAKIKALG
- a CDS encoding bifunctional hydroxymethylpyrimidine kinase/phosphomethylpyrimidine kinase codes for the protein MSTADFHPDAPQDEQEAPAPACVMSFNASEPSGASGLAGDVATIAAMGAHALPVVTSILLRDTAEVFDQHAIDSDTVVEQARSILEDITINAWKVGFLGSAEGVSAVAEILSDYPDVPLVSYLPAITWLDEEQQQSYLDAFRELVLPQTLVLVGNHKTLTDFLLPDWDADRPASPRELAVAAAQHGAAHVLVTGINLPNQFVDNVLASPQGPITGEKFERFEVSFVGAGDTLSASLAALLSVGAEVHSAVGEALSFLDQALDAGFRPGMGNVIPDRFFWALPPAEGEEEDEAGEAAAPEAPESDFANTEPVARPPRRMH
- a CDS encoding rubredoxin — protein: MCLICGWIYDEAAGDPEHGIAPGTRWEDVDMNWTCPECGARKEDFEMVRI
- a CDS encoding methyl-accepting chemotaxis protein, encoding MSFLDKIKNLGKSDATTGEGKTLPSAAMPLSAPGALSDLPPQGASIISEAVPTEIAAQEFPETGSAFGAGTVAADPTARPEADQAAARQRRQRLLTALVAAGLVGTAATVSIALVSANRSAAQVRATGQALMQSQRLAKSVSAALVGNAGAFAELRESVQVLTALPPDLREGARGVSAVQNELDQVEPLIAKADKNGKTVLAQEKVLTQVGQALRAINRQSSDLLESAEAVSSLALQQGNTVAEISAVGQLVMLTQRIGKSANEFLTQEGVSPEAVFLLGKDLNTFKEIAEGLLKGNPELRLPGARDAQLRERITVLLKQYEDTRVQASAILSNLQGLVSAREAQTSILADSEPMRRHLEQIAADLESSGGASWWLIALMVASLAALVTGALGFLRLYVSYQAQRAQLAEAQKREAEAQEQEAKRVNDANQAAILRLMNELQSVAEGDLTQQATVTEDITGAIADSVNYTVEELRNLVGQVQGTAARVNETTAQVDQTSTELLAASTEQLHEIRATGEAVLQMAGRINEVSAQAQQTAEVARVSREAAETGRQAVLNNIGGMNAIRESIQETSKRIKRLGESSQEIGEITELISDITEQTNVLALNAAIQAASAGEAGRGFSVVAEEVQRLAERSGDATRRIAALVKTIQTDTQDAVAAMERSTVGVVQGTKLSDAAGSALEEIDKVSRRLDQLIAQISSQALSEAQAANEVAANIQHIFAVTEQTSDGTRSTAQMVHELSRSAEALRASVARFKVS
- a CDS encoding PleD family two-component system response regulator, with amino-acid sequence MNLQASAASPTGLATTSKVLVIDDSNTIRRSAEIFLKQAGHEVVLAEDGFDALAKLSDYRPDLVFCDILMPRLDGYQTCAIIKRNPQFAAVPVIMLSSKDGLFDKARGRMVGSQDYLTKPFTKDQLLQAVQQHCRGA
- a CDS encoding chemotaxis protein CheW, producing MSNKQALRELQQRLAQRMQAAREQAQTASWLAVEAGAAALLFPLRQSSEIFTPVPLRPVPYAQPWLLGVANLRGGLHTVVDLAAFLGLREPGTARSEGARLVTLNPDLNVNCALLVDRLLGLRADDQLQPLEHSAAEVGRPRFAGGQWRDAQGRRWQALDLEALARHEQFLRIVA